From one Planktothrix sp. FACHB-1365 genomic stretch:
- a CDS encoding VapE domain-containing protein, with translation MNKNSHKNAGKIPFHKKTSDMNNYSTSHQNTQQAKKFVGNLTGKHYNYLRFNRKMPRNWVVANFESITQKEAKEMGFSAPSDGILLKSVLPSLQSQFRPNDPKVEKKAGGTERVIKYITPFGCEIDAMLPVHPDYPNFWTDVEELKKRCWIINDHPYLFVTEGFIDALIATANGFPTIALTGVENGLTGSKRDPEGKRFLVPTLRHFAELGFGFIIGFDADSVSNRNVINAQKTLVKQLQLFEDTPTYNITGLWTMTSDGSDKGIGDYIQKHGADAFRQNVLRRAEPIANWLIKVNEQLKAEGINADDELPPKTTKLETQYTQVKLVVGDKIKFNELTKEIEFNGKPIDFDNFKLKLAKDFKLELKGCPKEDLKAIIVEIAEENSYHPVREYFSQCNEEYSDTSILDGLAKRYFGTNNSLYQAFIRKTLIAAVARVYEPGCKVDTALILQGGQGTYKSTFFRALASDNWFCDDMGSPDNKDEVMKLHTSLFTEWAELENIFSKSDISKIKGFLTTSSDRLRMPYGARTKLMPRMGVIVGSTNKSDVLRDPTGSRRFWVIPVTKTIPIDLLVQERDAIWGAAVQAYKNGEKWYLNHDEQKQSDANNEAFSSVSPWLDDIENYLEGKAIVTTEELLNLVGVDKDNLSQAKRAQTEISDIMTTLKWEPAQNIKGDDGKRKRGYKRPVVVTTPEPEPTPEDVTQPPTGCVDDRVSQNPDTEGDTQPTQPTQQNSQNSKPIETKPDDFQIGDRVIEAYPRTIGDNKRFGIVVEVERPNGCKGIYTVEWENANVTGLRNDMYSHEIEHYDG, from the coding sequence ATGAATAAAAATTCACATAAAAACGCAGGAAAAATACCCTTTCACAAAAAAACATCCGATATGAATAATTATAGTACAAGTCACCAAAATACGCAACAAGCTAAAAAATTTGTCGGTAATCTCACTGGCAAGCACTACAACTATTTAAGGTTTAACCGGAAGATGCCGAGAAACTGGGTAGTCGCTAATTTTGAGAGTATCACCCAGAAAGAAGCGAAAGAGATGGGTTTTAGTGCGCCGTCCGATGGCATTCTGTTAAAGTCAGTGTTGCCTAGTCTACAGAGTCAGTTTAGACCGAACGATCCAAAAGTAGAGAAAAAGGCGGGCGGTACAGAACGGGTTATCAAGTACATCACCCCGTTCGGTTGTGAGATTGACGCAATGTTGCCCGTTCATCCTGATTATCCTAACTTCTGGACTGACGTAGAGGAACTCAAAAAGCGTTGCTGGATAATAAACGACCATCCTTACTTATTTGTTACAGAAGGCTTTATAGATGCCTTAATCGCTACTGCTAACGGCTTCCCTACAATAGCGTTAACGGGTGTTGAGAACGGGTTAACGGGGAGTAAACGCGATCCAGAGGGTAAACGATTTTTAGTTCCGACATTGCGACATTTTGCAGAGTTAGGTTTTGGTTTCATTATCGGCTTTGATGCTGACAGTGTAAGTAACAGAAATGTAATTAATGCACAAAAAACCTTAGTAAAACAGTTACAGTTATTTGAAGACACACCAACCTACAACATAACTGGACTCTGGACTATGACATCCGATGGTAGTGACAAGGGTATAGGTGACTATATCCAAAAACACGGGGCTGACGCTTTTAGACAAAATGTTTTAAGACGTGCTGAACCCATCGCTAACTGGTTAATTAAAGTTAATGAACAATTAAAAGCAGAAGGGATAAATGCAGATGATGAGTTACCACCTAAGACTACTAAGTTAGAAACTCAATATACTCAAGTTAAATTAGTCGTGGGAGATAAAATTAAGTTTAATGAGTTGACAAAAGAGATTGAGTTTAACGGTAAACCCATAGATTTCGATAACTTTAAACTTAAGTTAGCAAAGGACTTCAAGCTTGAACTCAAGGGGTGTCCAAAAGAGGATTTAAAAGCTATTATCGTTGAAATTGCTGAAGAAAACTCTTATCACCCTGTCAGAGAATATTTTAGTCAATGTAACGAAGAATATTCTGATACATCTATTCTTGACGGTCTAGCTAAACGGTATTTTGGAACAAATAACTCGCTGTATCAAGCATTCATTAGAAAGACTCTAATTGCTGCGGTAGCAAGGGTTTATGAACCCGGTTGTAAGGTAGACACAGCGTTAATTTTACAAGGGGGACAAGGAACATACAAGTCCACTTTTTTCCGTGCTTTAGCGAGTGATAATTGGTTTTGTGATGATATGGGTTCCCCTGACAATAAAGATGAAGTGATGAAACTGCATACGTCACTTTTTACGGAATGGGCAGAACTAGAAAATATTTTCAGTAAATCAGATATCAGCAAGATTAAGGGGTTTTTAACAACGTCATCAGACAGGCTTAGAATGCCATACGGTGCTAGAACAAAACTCATGCCACGCATGGGGGTTATTGTTGGTTCAACAAATAAGTCAGACGTACTCCGTGATCCAACAGGAAGCCGCCGTTTTTGGGTTATTCCTGTTACAAAAACAATCCCTATTGACCTCTTAGTACAAGAGCGTGACGCTATCTGGGGGGCTGCGGTACAAGCCTACAAAAATGGTGAGAAATGGTATCTAAACCATGATGAGCAGAAACAATCTGACGCTAATAATGAAGCGTTCTCTTCCGTGTCCCCTTGGTTAGATGACATTGAGAACTATTTAGAAGGCAAGGCAATTGTTACCACTGAGGAACTGTTGAACCTAGTAGGGGTTGACAAGGATAACCTTAGTCAAGCTAAACGCGCTCAAACTGAGATATCAGACATTATGACAACGCTTAAATGGGAACCTGCTCAAAATATTAAGGGGGATGACGGTAAACGCAAACGGGGTTACAAGCGTCCTGTAGTAGTCACAACTCCTGAACCTGAACCTACCCCAGAAGACGTTACACAACCCCCTACAGGCTGTGTAGATGACCGTGTAAGCCAAAACCCTGATACAGAGGGAGATACACAACCCACACAACCTACACAGCAAAATTCTCAAAACTCTAAACCTATAGAAACCAAACCTGACGATTTTCAGATAGGGGATAGGGTAATAGAGGCATACCCTAGGACTATTGGGGATAACAAACGTTTTGGGATAGTTGTAGAGGTTGAGAGACCAAACGGGTGTAAAGGTATTTACACGGTTGAATGGGAGAATGCCAACGTCACGGGGTTGAGGAATGATATGTACTCCCATGAGATAGAGCATTACGACGGGTGA